In a single window of the Gemmatimonadaceae bacterium genome:
- a CDS encoding ATP-binding cassette domain-containing protein: protein MLSVRNLVKVYPGPVAALQGISLDIPSGMFGLLGPNGAGKTTFMRILAGALEPTSGSVSLDGMDTLANPDALRASLGYLPQDFGFFPHLSGQGMLEYLLRLKGVTGARGVAALAGELLERVNLAHAARRKVKDYSGGMRQRLGIAQAIAGNPTLVIVDEPTAGLDPEERLRFYRLLAELAQDRTVLLSTHIVEDVAVLCRRFAIIRGGQVVALTSPHEARAQLAGKVFEGDVSPEQLEQVRATRRVTQAVLVEGRNRVRIFEESGVCPDGFEPVVGTLEDAYFLLMRGGATDAGRAA, encoded by the coding sequence ATGCTCTCCGTTCGCAACCTCGTGAAGGTGTATCCCGGTCCGGTCGCTGCCCTGCAGGGTATCTCCCTCGACATTCCGAGCGGGATGTTCGGCCTCCTCGGCCCAAACGGCGCGGGGAAGACGACGTTCATGCGGATCCTGGCTGGTGCCCTCGAGCCAACGTCGGGATCGGTCTCGCTCGACGGCATGGACACGCTCGCCAACCCCGACGCGCTGCGTGCCTCGCTGGGGTACCTGCCGCAGGACTTCGGCTTCTTTCCGCACCTGAGCGGGCAGGGAATGCTCGAGTACCTGCTGCGGCTCAAGGGGGTGACCGGAGCTCGCGGCGTGGCGGCGCTGGCGGGCGAGCTGCTGGAGCGCGTGAACCTCGCGCATGCCGCCAGGCGCAAGGTGAAGGACTACTCGGGGGGCATGCGCCAGCGGCTCGGCATTGCCCAGGCCATTGCCGGCAATCCGACGTTGGTCATCGTGGACGAACCGACGGCGGGGCTCGATCCCGAGGAGCGCCTGCGCTTCTACCGGTTGCTGGCCGAGCTGGCGCAGGATCGCACCGTGCTCCTCTCGACGCACATCGTCGAGGATGTCGCGGTGCTCTGCCGCCGTTTTGCCATCATCCGCGGCGGCCAGGTGGTGGCGCTCACCTCGCCGCACGAGGCGAGAGCGCAGCTGGCGGGGAAGGTGTTCGAGGGCGACGTGTCACCGGAGCAACTGGAGCAAGTGCGCGCCACGCGCCGCGTGACGCAGGCGGTGCTTGTCGAGGGGCGCAACCGCGTGCGCATCTTCGAGGAGAGCGGGGTGTGCCCGGATGGGTTCGAACCGGTGGTGGGAACGCTCGAGGACGCGTACTTCCTCCTCATGCGTGGCGGCGCCACGGACGCGGGGCGCGCGGCATGA